In Streptacidiphilus sp. P02-A3a, the DNA window TTGCCGGCGTTGGCGATCTGGAGGGCGTTGTCGCCGGTGTTGATGTCCTGGAAGAACGTGTCGTCGGCGTTGATGGTGGCTTCGTTGCCGCTGAGTTGCGAGCTCAGTACCGAGCCGTCGCCGTTGCCGTAGAGGATGGAGCCGCCGCCGGCGTTGGCGCCGCTGGGGTAGTAGACCAGGACGTCCTGGAGGCCGGGGCCGTCGAACTGGCCGGTGACGGCCTGGGCTCCGTTGAAGTCGGCGGGGGAATCGTCACCGGTGTAGCCGTTGCCGTTGGCCCCGATGTCCACCGCGGAGGGGACGAGGTAGGCGGGCTGGCTGCCCTGGCCTGTGGCCTGCCACAGTCCGGAGGGGATGCCGTTTTGGCCACCGACGGTGACCAGGTCCGGGACTCCGTCGCCGCTGAGGTCACTGTCGGCGGCCGGGGCGGCGGCGTTGGCGATGAACGGGACGCTGGATCCCTCGTAGCCGAAGTTGCCCGCAGGCGACTGACTCATGGCTGTCAGCACGTTGGTGCGCCGGGTCGGCGCGAAGGTGATGGTCGCGACACCGTTGGTGGCGGTGACGGTGTTGGGCGGGCCGCCGTTGAGTTGCCACTGGTAGGTGGCAGGGGTGTTGCTCGTGGTGCAGGAGTTGTCGGAGGCGCAAGCCGGAGTGATGGTCGCGGTGGTCTGGGCGGCGACGGTGCTGGCTTTGTCGGCCGGCGGGGTGATCGTGGGCGCGCTGGGCCGGGTCGAGTCGAAGGTGAAGCTGCACACGCTCGTCGGTTTGCTGGAGACGTTGAAGTCGGTTGCGGTGACTGTCCAGTCGACTTTCAGGAGCTTGCCGGCGGCGAGTTTTTCGAGGGTCGCCTTGGGCAGTTTCAGCGGGAGGGCTCCCCCGGACTGGCCGTTGAGGCTCTGCGGGTTGGTGTCGGGGACCACCAGGGTGCTGGTGCCGTCCACGTAGACGTGGAAGGTGGCGCCGACAGGGCCGTTGTCGGGGTCGGTCAGCGTCGAGTACAGCCACACATCGCCGTCGCCCACGTAGCTGGCTCCGCTGCAGGTGCTGGCCGGGGAGGTGTGCAGGTTGCTGGGCACGTCCGGGGTGTGGTCGTAAGTGATGGACAGAGACGCCGTGTCGTGGTCGAACTCCTTGTAGGCGTTCTCGTCGGTCTCGTCGGTGACCAGGCCCAGGACTACCGACTTGGTGGTGCCCGCGTTGGCGACGCTCTGGATGTAGGACTGGATGTTGAAGGGGACCCCGTGTGCGGGGCAGCCGGTGTAGCCGTAGTCGGCGTTGGTGGTGGTGAGCAGCGAGGACAGGTTCGGCCGGTTGCTGTCCCAGGTCGTGGCGCTGCTGATCTTCGAGTTGGACTCGTAGAGCTTGACCGGGTAGGCGGTGGCGCAGGTGCTGGAGTCGACCTCGGTGATGTTGAACTGCGCGGAGGAGACGGTGGATCCGTAGATCTGGGAGGGGATGCTCATCTGCACGAAGGACTCGGCCGTGAAGTAGGGCGGTGTCCAGTCGTTCAGGCCCACCCGCAGGTTGTCGCTGGACTCCCAGTAACTCTGGTCCGCGTAGTAGGAGTTGATCTGGGTCCAGGCCTGGAGCTTGCCCCCCGCGTTGGGCGAGTTGAACGTGGGGTCCACGTACACCGGGTACTTGACGCCTGGACCGGTCAGCAGCGACGCGGCCGGTGTCAGGACGATCCCCGCAGCGGTGGTACGCACGCCGATCGCGGCGGTGTGCGCTCCGCGTCCGGGGCCGGCCGTGGTGGAGTCCGCGGGCAGGACCGCGGCCGCGACGGCGGCGGCCCTGGCGGCGCTGGTCGCGTCCGTCTTGCCTTTGGCCGCGGAGGCCGCGGCGGTCGGGGCGGTGGCGGTGGAGGAGTCCCACATCCGGGGGATCGGTGCGGTGAAGACCGACTGGCCCGAGGGGGTGCGGGCGGTGATGTTGCCTGCGGCGTCACTGCTGAGCCTGACCCCGGTCGCCCTGACCGCGAGGGTCAGCGACTTGAGGGCCGGATTTGCGGCCGCCTTGGCGTTCTTGACAACCAGGACTTCGGAAAAGGATCCCTGGGTGTTCGCAGTGACGGTCAGGTCGACGCCGCTGAGCACGTTGCGGTAGGTCGCGGTGTCCCCGGACAGCACGGGGGCCGGCAGTCGCACCGGCAGGCTCACCGCGAGTCGGCGGCCCAGACTGTCCATGGTCGCCAGCGGGCCGCCGCCACCGGCGGACAGGCTCAGGTCACTGCTGGTGACCGCGGTGGAGATGCTTCCGTCCAGATTCTTGACCAGGGTGGCGTTCAGGGGCTTCCAGGCGTCGCCCACGCGCTTGCGCACCGGGACCAGGGACTCGTCCAGCGTGAACGTGCCGTTCGCGTTGGCGGTCAGGGTGCTGTCGACGGTGGTTTCACCGGTGGCCACGACGGCCTTCCCGGTCTCCCGGGCCCGGGCGGACGCCTGATCGGCGCTCAGCGCCGAGTCCAGCCCGGCCGCGCCCCGGTCGTCGGCCGCGGTCGTCCTCGCGGTTACCGGGGTGGCGGCAGCAG includes these proteins:
- a CDS encoding LamG-like jellyroll fold domain-containing protein, giving the protein MSRPRRRVRRAVSTAAALGMLITATGSLLALPAAAATPVTARTTAADDRGAAGLDSALSADQASARARETGKAVVATGETTVDSTLTANANGTFTLDESLVPVRKRVGDAWKPLNATLVKNLDGSISTAVTSSDLSLSAGGGGPLATMDSLGRRLAVSLPVRLPAPVLSGDTATYRNVLSGVDLTVTANTQGSFSEVLVVKNAKAAANPALKSLTLAVRATGVRLSSDAAGNITARTPSGQSVFTAPIPRMWDSSTATAPTAAASAAKGKTDATSAARAAAVAAAVLPADSTTAGPGRGAHTAAIGVRTTAAGIVLTPAASLLTGPGVKYPVYVDPTFNSPNAGGKLQAWTQINSYYADQSYWESSDNLRVGLNDWTPPYFTAESFVQMSIPSQIYGSTVSSAQFNITEVDSSTCATAYPVKLYESNSKISSATTWDSNRPNLSSLLTTTNADYGYTGCPAHGVPFNIQSYIQSVANAGTTKSVVLGLVTDETDENAYKEFDHDTASLSITYDHTPDVPSNLHTSPASTCSGASYVGDGDVWLYSTLTDPDNGPVGATFHVYVDGTSTLVVPDTNPQSLNGQSGGALPLKLPKATLEKLAAGKLLKVDWTVTATDFNVSSKPTSVCSFTFDSTRPSAPTITPPADKASTVAAQTTATITPACASDNSCTTSNTPATYQWQLNGGPPNTVTATNGVATITFAPTRRTNVLTAMSQSPAGNFGYEGSSVPFIANAAAPAADSDLSGDGVPDLVTVGGQNGIPSGLWQATGQGSQPAYLVPSAVDIGANGNGYTGDDSPADFNGAQAVTGQFDGPGLQDVLVYYPSGANAGGGSILYGNGDGSVLSSQLSGNEATINADDTFFQDINTGDNALQIANAGNTSGDGSGYPDIIGTSGDATNGYVLNLYPAMQGVGTWNTNTTLQTTLAGGTVGNVPTPDGTQDWNDWTIATCQMPDGNGTSTDMYLWNKTTGAVDLWENLAVSPTTGLFSYTPYQIQASGFLTNQAETLQASDINGDGIPDLWAVGNGGVVTALVTTVLPSSGTTGTGGSTGTVTDTLLTATDNWALDGNTPGGTPPAPDTAITTAADSTGSKPLTATTTAGTWNTGDMFSPDANLAGTGQLATTGYVVDPSTDFSVSAWVEPTTLGGYVLGQDASKSSSFTLYSDAASKTWRFEMPTTDVATPTENVVTSGSIPAQTGIWTHLTATYQASSKTMSLYVDGILAGTATHTPVAFATKGPFTVGAYQANGASTSYFTGQVARVQSWTRYLTTAQIGAMANLAPAPSEMQVTALLGPNDYLTHSTRNSAGVWSTPDQPADMFYNPSGVNSVTTAEFQGTTYLAAYGPGVLEFLERPFDSTQWVSPTSVNDPLNGAAVPVVSVNASAIVDGNFELLGLDASGNLWDIVRQPNGVWSNWTNLSSSIGGSIGAITDVAAATTTGGDLQVVAVAGGKPWHSLRSTAGGSWTTWGNVETATGNNPGTVTHVSAAGVQGNLQVMVSTSTSLWHAIRTDSTGEWTVFGEASATPNIVSIAMASVGTGPNNVMMVVYLDSSGTITHRIRNTDSTWGTAGNATTYVTGGTSNGTALQVSATGD